TGTTCACAACCGCCATATTGGTTCGCCACCCATTGACCATCGGGACGTAAATAGTTCAGATACAGCATGGAAGCGACTGCATCTACCCGAATTCCATCGATATGATATTTGTCATACCAAAATAGAGCGTTAGCAACGAGGAAATTACGAACTTCGTTACGACCATAGTTAAACACTAAGGTTCCCCATTCCTTATGTTCGCCTTTGCGGGGGTCAGCGTGTTCATACAGGTGAGTCCCGTCAAAGAAGGGTAAACCATGTCCGTCTTTGGGGAAATGCCCCGGAACCCAGTCTACAATTACCCCAATACCGTTTAAATGGCATTGATCGACAAAATACATGAAATCTTCAGGACTGCCAAACCGAGACGTTGGGGCATAATATCCCGTGACTTGATATCCCCAAGACCCATCAAAGGGATGTTCAGCAATGGGTAATAATTCAATATGGGTAAACCCTAAATCCTTAACATAAGGAATTAACTGTTCTGCCAGTTCCCGATAGGTTAAAAAACGACCTCCGGGATCAAGCTCAGTGGCTTGTATAGCAGTTTCAACGGTTCCATCGGGTAAGACATGAGGTTGATCGAAAGGAGCGCGGTTCCAAGAGCCTAAATGACATTCATAAACGGAAATCGGAGATTTGAGGGGATCATTATGGCGTCGTTGTTCGAGCCAATCTTGATCGTGCCATTCATAGGTATCTAAATTAGCAACAATTGAGGCAGTTTTAGGACGGACTTCTTGATAAAACCCGTAGGGATCGGTTTTTTCATAGATGTGTCCTTCCCAGTTTTTAATTTCATATTTGTAGTGTTCTCCGACTCCCAACCCAGGAATAAACAGTTCCCAAACCCCATTGCTTAACTTCCGCATTTGGTGTTTGCGTCCATCCCAATAGTTGAAATCCCCAATAATGGAAACGTTGCGGGCATTGGGAGCCCAAACCGCAAAATAAACCCCGGATACATCATTGACACTCGTTAAATGAGCACCTAATTTTTCATAAATGCGGTGATGGTTGCCTTCGGTAAACAGGTGAATATCAAAGTCGGTAAATTGGGGAGAACGAAACGCATAAGGATCATAAACGACCCGTTCGTGTTCACCTTCTTTAATTCGCAGTTGATAGTTCGCAAGTTCGGGAGTATCAATGACACATTCAAAGAAATGGGGGTTATGTACCGACTCCATCGGGTATTCCTGTCGTTGTTCAGGCAAGAGAACCCATGCCGCCTCTGCATTGGGTAAATAAGCTCGGACTGCCCACACCGTTTTACCATCTTGTTCAATTTGGTGAGCCCCCAGCACTTCAAAGGGGTCTTGGTGGTGGTTCCAGACAATT
The window above is part of the Planktothrix sp. FACHB-1365 genome. Proteins encoded here:
- the glgB gene encoding 1,4-alpha-glucan branching enzyme, with amino-acid sequence MTTIAIDQVNKIVWNHHQDPFEVLGAHQIEQDGKTVWAVRAYLPNAEAAWVLLPEQRQEYPMESVHNPHFFECVIDTPELANYQLRIKEGEHERVVYDPYAFRSPQFTDFDIHLFTEGNHHRIYEKLGAHLTSVNDVSGVYFAVWAPNARNVSIIGDFNYWDGRKHQMRKLSNGVWELFIPGLGVGEHYKYEIKNWEGHIYEKTDPYGFYQEVRPKTASIVANLDTYEWHDQDWLEQRRHNDPLKSPISVYECHLGSWNRAPFDQPHVLPDGTVETAIQATELDPGGRFLTYRELAEQLIPYVKDLGFTHIELLPIAEHPFDGSWGYQVTGYYAPTSRFGSPEDFMYFVDQCHLNGIGVIVDWVPGHFPKDGHGLPFFDGTHLYEHADPRKGEHKEWGTLVFNYGRNEVRNFLVANALFWYDKYHIDGIRVDAVASMLYLNYLRPDGQWVANQYGGCEHIEAADFLRQTNHVLFSYYPGTVSIAEESTSWPMVSWPTYVGGLGFNLKWNMGWMHDMLDYFSMDPWFRQFHQNNVTFSIWYHHSENFMLALSHDEVVHCKSNITNKMPGDDWQKFANVRCLFTYMFTHPGKKTLFMGMEFGQRQEWNAWGTLEWELMQFPAHQGIKRLFQSLNQLYRSEPALYEQDFAEAGFQWIDCTDNRHSVVSFIRRAKDPEEFVVVVCNFTPQPHSHYRIGVPEPGFYTELFNSDSGEFGGSNMGNLGGKWTDEWWFHNYSHSLDLCLPPLGVLVLKLDRPKTEAALQADAVEVTSIEA